Proteins from one Sylvia atricapilla isolate bSylAtr1 chromosome 1, bSylAtr1.pri, whole genome shotgun sequence genomic window:
- the LOC136372941 gene encoding transcription initiation factor TFIID subunit 4-like yields the protein MSQTHPASRTCPAAPPAPSRSSAVSPGAPTPGLVPNLRDRASFNIEDSERNKTGGNKTQWEKQTEELTPERRLTPERGLPPSGEFTPEGALTPELPARDPRPSPATGITRPPRAGPRLRDGPMAAGPRAAPPSASQWRAGPGSGRAVGARPLGCSGPAPVGGAPGPARPSAAAAAAAATRSRGERSRGLTELSRTRASGPAAGMSRSPAEVRELARVAARGSEALAVLRCAGGISRGKGRRASEGMRQVSGCGRSVPGARGAPVPRRAPSPASPGAPGAAPVPAGLLGPAALCGQRRGPETPPRAAPAVRERAGSPRWI from the exons ATGTCCCAAACGCATCCCGCCAGCCGTACCTGTCCAGCTGCTCCCCCCGCTCCCTCCCGGAGCAGCGCGGTGTCCCCGGGAGCTCCCACACCGGGGCTGGTCCCCAACCTGAGGGACCGCGCGTCGTTTAACATTGAGGATTCAGAGCGAAACAAAACaggaggaaacaaaacccagtGGGAGAAGCAAACCgaa GAGCTCACCCCTGAGCGGAGGCTCACCCCTGAGCGGGGATTACCCCCGAGCGGGGAGTTCACCCCTGAGGGAGCGCTCACCCCCGAGCTCCCGGCGCGGGACCCGCGGCCCAGCCCCGCCACAGGCATCACGCGCCCCCCGCGGGCAGGGCCCCGCCTCCGCGACGGGCCAATggcggccgggccccgcgcgGCCCCTCCCTCCGCCAGCCAATGGCGCGCGGGCCCTGGCAGCGGGCGGGCCGTGGGCGCGCGGCCGTTGGGCTGCTCGGGCCCCGCCCCGGTGGGCGgcgcgcccggcccggcccggcccagcgcggcggcggcggcggcggcggcgacgCGGAGCCGGGGCGAGCGGAGCCGCGGGTTGACCGAGCTGAGCCGCACCCGCGCGTCAGGCCCGGCCGCAGGTATGAGCCGCAGCCCTGCGGAGGTCCGCGAGCTGGCGAGGGTCGCGGCGAGGGGCTCCGAGGCGCTCGCCGTGCTGCGGTGTGCCGGAGGGATTTCCCGCGGGAAGGGTCGGCGGGCGAGCGAGGGGATGCGGCAGGTGTCGGGCTGTGGCCGCTCGGTCCCGGGGGCGCGGGGAGCGCCGGTTCCGAGACGGGCCCCGTCCCCCGCCTCTCCGGGAGCCCCCGGAGCCGCTCCTGTGCCCGCGGGGCTCCTGGGGCCGGCGGCTCTGTGCGGGCAGCGCCGCGGCCCCGAGACCCccccgcgggcagcgccggccgTGCGGGAGCGGGCGGGGAGCCCACGGTGGATCTAA